The following are encoded in a window of Labrus bergylta chromosome 16, fLabBer1.1, whole genome shotgun sequence genomic DNA:
- the jmjd8 gene encoding jmjC domain-containing protein 8 — protein MEFQNVVYNTCTQFVLLCFIALKAERLSDDGGGWSVISDFRLQDEGPCNIDVLDSSLLSYRQFIERYAYSRPVILRGLTDNTKFRTLCSKSRLLEEYGERRVRLSTANTYSYKKVDVPLQEYVDIFLRPQSVDTLGSDTLYFFGDNNFTEWQSLFDYYKSPPYVLPHTSGAYSFGIAGPGTGVPFHWHGPGYSEVIYGRKRWFLYPPDQEPHFHPNRTTLSWLMETYPNLPEVEAPLECTIRPGEVLYFPDRWWHATLNLDTSVFISTFLG, from the exons ATGGAATTTCAAAATGTTGTATATAACACCTgtacacagtttgttttgttatgtttcATTGCGCTAAAAGCAGAGCGGCTGTCAGACGACGGAGGCGGCTG gTCTGTAATCTCAGATTTCAGATTACAGGATGAAGGTCCTTGTAACATCGACGTGTTGGACAGCTCTCTACTCTCATATCGACAATTTATTGAAAG ATATGCCTACAGCAGACCAGTGATCCTGAGAGGCCTGACCGATAACACA AAATTCAGGACATTATGTTCCAAGTCAAGATTACTAGAGGAAtatggagagaggagagtgcGGCTCAGCACAGCTAACACTTACTCTTACAAGAAAG TGGACGTCCCGTTGCAGGAATATGTGGACATTTTTCTAAGACCTCAATCTGTGGACACACTTGGCAGCG ACACGCTGTATTTTTTTGGAGACAACAACTTCACCGAGTGGCAGAGTTTGTTTGATTACTACAAGTCTCCGCCGTACGTCTTACCTCACACCAGCGGAGCATACAGCTTCGGGATTGCAG GTCCAGGGACAGGAGTCCCCTTTCACTGGCATGGTCCTGGTTACTCTGAGGTCATCTATGGAAGAAAG CGCTGGTTCCTCTACCCACCAGAccaggagcctcatttccatCCGAACCGGACCACTCTGTCCTGGTTGATGGAGACCTACCCTAATCTGCCCGAGGTGGAGGCCCCACTGGAGTGCACCATCAGGCCTGGAGAG GTTCTGTATTTCCCTGACCGCTGGTGGCACGCCACTCTCAACTTGGACACCAGCGTCTTCATCTCAACCTTCCTCGGCTGA